The following proteins are encoded in a genomic region of Ostrea edulis chromosome 7, xbOstEdul1.1, whole genome shotgun sequence:
- the LOC125654757 gene encoding medium-chain acyl-CoA ligase ACSF2, mitochondrial-like: protein MSEFSYLCTARGIPYKYKTVIQVVSEMATSFPNKEILIYRSIDGVRETLTCHQLQTQATKLAGYLIRKGIKKGDKIALSGPNSLEWVIAELAIIMAGAIVVHVPFSNTDARDVYEIASIAECKGFLIDPGKQDEYVDMILKLQTYLVENMNVSALVFLRKSGHLTSYDDLPEVLHLEEETEVSFPTLYPEDEIVLFTTSGSTGKPKMIPKTHFHATNNNMISSGKTYNDRPFAWAGGSSIVTVYQGEPRVFCDSAIASEGRNTLKIWEVIKEEQCTSAILSPYFLSDLADNEENYIDPFMLDVLNTGGQPVENFHTKVVGKFTKTLRVAYSSTEVFCISMLPIYTTAGKIEVGDVGKPIPGMEVKIIDGDGNILRKNENGELCIRSMCGFEKYYKNTSLTEEVILPGKWFRSGDIAHINERSHIILKGRIKDCISRGTRKIIPSSIEQIILRKNGIRNVIVVGVPDKRLYEEICVCYVTDPGLEISPTDVKQFCLGEFVGHDAIDGLGEMPKYFVRFHSLPMLSNGKINKQQVRIDAIQQLELVD from the coding sequence ATGTCAGAATTCAGTTATCTCTGTACTGCACGGGGCATTCCTTACAAGTACAAAACAGTTATTCAAGTTGTCAGCGAAATGGCAACATCTTTTCCTAACAAAGAAATTCTCATTTATCGAAGTATTGATGGGGTCAGGGAAACCTTGACTTGTCATCAACTTCAGACGCAAGCAACAAAGTTAGCAGGTTATCTCATCAGGAAAGGAATTAAGAAGGGAGATAAAATTGCTCTTTCTGGACCCAACTCCCTAGAGTGGGTGATCGCAGAATTAGCAATAATCATGGCGGGGGCTATTGTTGTTCATGTTCCCTTCAGCAACACCGACGCCAGAGATGTTTACGAAATAGCTTCAATTGCTGAGTGCAAGGGTTTTTTAATTGACCCTGGTAAACAAGATGAATATGTAgacatgattttaaaacttcaaaCCTATCTAGTGGAAAACATGAATGTTTCAGCTTTGGTTTTTCTCAGAAAGAGCGGGCATTTAACATCCTATGATGACCTCCCTGAAGTATTGCATTTGGAAGAAGAAACTGAAGTTTCATTTCCTACACTCTATCCCGAGGATGAAATTGTGCTTTTCACGACCTCGGGAAGCACCGGGAAGCCTAAGATGATCCCTAAAACACACTTTCATGCAACCAACAATAATATGATCTCTTCAGGGAAAACATACAATGACCGGCCGTTTGCTTGGGCGGGAGGATCTTCCATTGTAACAGTGTATCAAGGGGAACCTAGAGTCTTCTGCGATTCCGCAATTGCCTCAGAAGGACGTAACACGTTGAAGATATGGGAAGTAATCAAGGAAGAACAATGTACTTCGGCAATATTATCACCATATTTTCTTTCAGATCTGGCGGATAACGAAGAAAATTACATAGATCCGTTCATGCTCGATGTCCTTAACACAGGTGGACAACCAGTTGAGAATTTCCACACGAAGGTCGTTGGCAAATTCACAAAGACTTTGAGAGTCGCATATTCATCAACCGAAGTATTTTGTATATCTATGCTTCCGATCTATACTACTGCTGGGAAAATAGAAGTTGGTGATGTAGGAAAACCAATACCAGGTATGGAAGTGAAAATAATTGATGGGGAtggaaatattttgagaaaaaatgaGAATGGAGAGCTTTGTATTAGAAGTATGTGTGGTTTTGAGAAATACTACAAGAACACAAGCTTAACAGAGGAAGTGATTTTGCCTGGAAAGTGGTTTCGATCTGGTGACATTGCGCATATAAATGAACGCAGTCATATTATATTAAAAGGCCGTATAAAGGATTGCATTTCCCGGGGTACAAGGAAAATTATACCCAGTAGCATCGAACAAATCATCCTCAGAAAGAATGGTATACGAAATGTGATTGTGGTTGGTGTACCTGATAAGCGTCTATACGAAGAAATTTGCGTTTGTTACGTCACAGATCCTGGGCTGGAAATTTCACCAACCGATGTAAAACAGTTTTGCCTGGGGGAGTTCGTTGGACACGATGCTATCGATGGTCTTGGAGAAATGCCGAAGTATTTTGTCAGATTCCATAGTCTACCGATGCTTAGTAATGGAAAAATTAACAAGCAACAAGTTAGAATTGATGCCATTCAACAGCTGGAATTGGTTGATTAG